ACAGCAGTGACATCGTACCGATGGGTCGAAGCCAGAACCGTCTCGATCGAGACGGTGCTGTGAATCGATTCGAATCCGGCTCTGACTTCGATCTGGGGCGTGGACACCATGATTCGCGGTTCTACTGCAGTCGGTACGTGACCGAGCCACGATCGTCGTGGACTCGCCGACCGCAGCGGAGATGCGATCCGTGCCCCCTTCATTATAGAGTGATACAGGTGCATTTAACAACGGTTTAAGCGTCTCGTCCGACTCGGCATCCGGGTCGGCTAAATCCGCACACAGCGAATCCGACCGACGACTTCCGGCCGTTGCTGCTCTCGCATCCGTTTATTCGAGCTATAGTAAACCCCCCACGCCGGCTTGCCGAATCTATGACACGCCCCGCCGATTGCGGGCGCACCAATTCGGCCTCACCGTCGCACTCGGTCGTGTGACGGGCCAGCGATAACGTCTCACCCATGACCACGATAATCAGCGACACGGAGAACCGAGCGGACGAGCGAGAGAGCGACCAGCACCCACGGGACGCGAGCGGCAACGGAACTGCCCTCGAACACACGGACGCACGCTCGACGCGTTCGGCGACGATCTGTGTCGTCGGATTGGGCTACGTCGGGCTCCCGCTCGCGGTCGGGTTCGCACAGTCGAACTACCGCGTGATCGGGTACGACGTCGACGACGTGACGGTCGGTCGGCTCCAGGAGGGTATCGACACGACCGGTGATCTCTCCGACGAAGCAGTCCGAGACGATGACATCTCGTACACGACGGACGCGACGGAGATCGGCGGGGCCGACTACGTCGTCATCGCCGTCCCGACGCCGATCGACGACGACGATCGGCCGGACCTCGGGTACATCGAGAGTGCGGCGACCACCGTCGGTTCGAAGATGGACCCCGGAACGACGGTCGTCCTCGAGTCGACGGTCTATCCGGGGGCGACGCGCGAGGTCCTCGTGCCGGCGCTGGAAGACGCATCCGGGCTGACTGCGGGCGAGGACTTTTTCGTCGGCTACTCCCCGGAACGCGCGACGCCGGGCGACGAGAATCACGGCCTCGAGGACGTCGTCAAGGTCGTCAGCGCGCAAAACGAGAAGGTACTCGAGGACGTGGCGACGCTCTACGAGTCGATCGTCGACGCGGGCGTCCACCGTGCCCCGTCGATCGAGGTCGCCGAGGCGTGCAAGGTCATCGAGAACATCCAGCGCGACGTCAACATCGCGCTCGTCAACGAGCTGTCGATGGCCTTCGAACGGCTGGGGATCGATACCCGCGAAGTGCTCGACGCGGCGGGGACGAAGTGGAACTTCCACGATTACCGACCGGGCCTCGTCGGCGGACACTGTATTCCGATCGACCCGTACTTCTTCGCCCACCGCGCGACGCGAGCGGGAGCGGACCCGGAACTGATCCGCACGAGTCGTGCGGTCAACGAGTCGATGCCGAACCACGTCGCCGAGTTGACGATCAAGGCGCTCAACCAGTGTCACAAGACGCTCCGAGAGAGTCGCGTGCTGGTTCTCGGGCTCGCGTACAAGGCTGACGTGGGCGATATCCGCAGTTCAAAGGTCGCCGACGTCGTCGATCACCTCCGCGAGTTCGGGATCGACGTCGCAGGATACGATCCGCACGCGGAGGCCGACGCGGTCCGGAACGCGTTCGACATCGACGTACAGGACTCGCTCACGTTCGACGGCTTCGACGCCGTCCTCCTCACGACCGGCCACTCGGCGTTCGAGGAGTTCGACCTCGACGACGTCGCGGCAGCCCTCGACGATGACGCCGCGCTCGTCGACGTCGTGGGAGCGTTCGAATCGGACGACGCAGACGACGCCGACCTCGTCTACCGCAGTTTATAATGTATCGGAGACACACGATCGGCGTCATCGTCCCGGCGTACAACGAGGAACGCCACATCGGTGACGTCCTCGAGACGATGCCGGAGTACGTCGACCGCATCTACGCCGTCGACGACCGCTCGACGGACGACACCTGGCGAATCATCCAAGAGTACGCGGCCGCGTCGGAGCAGGCGGACGA
The Natrinema salaciae genome window above contains:
- a CDS encoding nucleotide sugar dehydrogenase, with the translated sequence MTTIISDTENRADERESDQHPRDASGNGTALEHTDARSTRSATICVVGLGYVGLPLAVGFAQSNYRVIGYDVDDVTVGRLQEGIDTTGDLSDEAVRDDDISYTTDATEIGGADYVVIAVPTPIDDDDRPDLGYIESAATTVGSKMDPGTTVVLESTVYPGATREVLVPALEDASGLTAGEDFFVGYSPERATPGDENHGLEDVVKVVSAQNEKVLEDVATLYESIVDAGVHRAPSIEVAEACKVIENIQRDVNIALVNELSMAFERLGIDTREVLDAAGTKWNFHDYRPGLVGGHCIPIDPYFFAHRATRAGADPELIRTSRAVNESMPNHVAELTIKALNQCHKTLRESRVLVLGLAYKADVGDIRSSKVADVVDHLREFGIDVAGYDPHAEADAVRNAFDIDVQDSLTFDGFDAVLLTTGHSAFEEFDLDDVAAALDDDAALVDVVGAFESDDADDADLVYRSL